In a genomic window of Thermosynechococcus sp. CL-1:
- the fabZ gene encoding 3-hydroxyacyl-ACP dehydratase FabZ codes for MPTLTDSPPTTVLTVTDLQQLLPHRYPFLLVDRIIDYVPEKYAVGLKNVTINEPFFQGHFPGRPIMPGVLIVEALAQVGGVVLMQMNWAKDKLSVFAGIDKVRFRRPVVPGDQLILRAELLVVKQQRIGKMQGRAEVNGQLVCEGEMMFSLVD; via the coding sequence ATGCCAACGTTGACTGACTCCCCACCGACCACTGTGCTGACGGTTACCGATCTTCAGCAGTTGCTTCCCCACCGCTACCCCTTTTTGCTGGTGGATCGGATCATTGACTATGTGCCAGAAAAGTATGCCGTGGGGCTGAAAAACGTCACGATCAACGAACCCTTTTTCCAAGGGCACTTTCCCGGTCGCCCAATTATGCCGGGGGTGCTCATTGTGGAAGCCCTTGCCCAAGTGGGAGGGGTTGTCCTGATGCAGATGAACTGGGCAAAGGATAAGCTTTCTGTGTTTGCGGGCATTGATAAGGTGCGCTTTCGCCGTCCCGTCGTCCCCGGCGATCAGTTAATCCTGCGGGCCGAGCTTCTTGTTGTCAAGCAGCAGCGCATCGGCAAAATGCAAGGACGGGCTGAGGTGAATGGTCAATTGGTCTGTGAGGGCGAGATGATGTTCTCGCTGGTGGACTAG
- the lpxA gene encoding acyl-ACP--UDP-N-acetylglucosamine O-acyltransferase — translation MQTLIHPTAVIHPSAELHPTVRVGPYAVIGEQVRVGAHTEIGAHVIIEGPTEVGVGNRIFPGAIIGTASQDQKYTGANSALRIGDYNTIREFVTINRANGEGDATIIGNHNLLLAYVHVAHDCVIEDQVVITNAASIAGHVCIESKARIGGMVGIHQFVHIGRLAMVGAMARVDRDVPPYMLVEGHPARVRALNQVGLRRAGVTDAEMRDLKEAFRILYRRELPLAQAIAQLATLPPSEYLEHLQRFLAYAREEGRRGLTPSGRATTD, via the coding sequence ATGCAAACACTGATCCATCCTACTGCTGTCATTCATCCCAGTGCCGAGCTACATCCCACAGTTCGGGTCGGCCCCTATGCCGTGATTGGTGAACAGGTGCGCGTTGGTGCCCATACCGAAATTGGTGCCCACGTGATTATTGAAGGGCCAACGGAGGTGGGGGTAGGTAATCGTATCTTTCCGGGAGCGATCATCGGCACGGCTTCTCAGGATCAAAAATATACGGGTGCCAATAGTGCCCTGCGCATTGGTGACTACAACACGATTCGCGAGTTTGTGACGATTAACCGCGCCAATGGTGAAGGGGATGCCACGATCATTGGTAACCATAATCTACTGCTGGCCTATGTCCATGTGGCCCATGATTGTGTGATTGAGGATCAGGTGGTAATTACGAATGCGGCCTCGATCGCTGGCCATGTTTGCATTGAATCAAAGGCCCGCATTGGCGGTATGGTGGGCATTCATCAGTTTGTCCATATTGGTCGCTTGGCAATGGTGGGAGCCATGGCACGGGTAGATCGGGATGTGCCCCCCTATATGCTGGTGGAAGGTCATCCGGCGCGGGTTCGTGCCCTCAATCAGGTGGGACTGCGGCGGGCAGGCGTCACAGACGCAGAAATGCGCGACCTCAAGGAGGCGTTTCGGATTCTCTATCGTCGTGAGTTACCTCTTGCCCAGGCGATCGCCCAATTAGCAACCCTACCCCCTTCTGAGTATTTAGAGCATCTACAGCGCTTTTTAGCCTATGCCCGCGAAGAGGGACGGCGCGGCTTAACCCCCAGTGGCCGGGCGACAACGGATTAA
- a CDS encoding tRNA (cytidine(34)-2'-O)-methyltransferase, translating into MPAVVLVHPQIPPNTGNIARTCAATHTPLHLIEPLGFELSDRYLKRAGLDYWPYVTLHCHPDWPTFLKTTHSGGRLIAFEPSAQQIYWDFSFAESDWLIFGSEPDGIPAEVLATCDAFLKIPMWQPAVRSLNLSASVAIALMEVYRQLYSSTA; encoded by the coding sequence ATGCCTGCTGTGGTGCTTGTCCATCCCCAAATTCCCCCGAATACAGGCAATATTGCCCGCACCTGTGCTGCTACCCACACACCGCTGCATCTGATTGAACCCTTGGGCTTTGAACTCAGCGATCGCTACCTCAAGCGAGCTGGTCTTGATTACTGGCCCTATGTCACCTTGCACTGCCACCCCGACTGGCCGACGTTCCTCAAAACCACCCATAGCGGGGGGCGTCTGATTGCCTTTGAGCCTTCAGCTCAACAGATTTACTGGGACTTTAGCTTTGCTGAGAGTGATTGGCTGATCTTTGGCAGCGAACCCGATGGCATCCCCGCCGAAGTCTTAGCGACCTGTGACGCCTTTTTGAAAATTCCCATGTGGCAGCCGGCGGTGCGCAGTTTGAATCTCTCGGCTTCGGTGGCGATCGCCCTCATGGAAGTTTACCGCCAACTCTATTCCTCAACTGCTTGA
- a CDS encoding gamma-glutamylcyclotransferase family protein: MTESLPLDDSHILDNGCIWYFAYGSNLCTAQKKRRIGTVLTAEVAELRGYRLVFNKRSNDGTGKANVVPDPHPSVWGVIYRCTEADIERLDFYEGVKWGHYRHEFVRVITSTGQAITALTYVAGEDFIDETLWPSADYLETILQGAKEHGLPVEYVAELGEWKNRI; the protein is encoded by the coding sequence ATGACCGAATCACTCCCCCTTGATGATTCCCATATTTTAGACAACGGCTGTATCTGGTACTTTGCCTACGGCAGCAACCTCTGTACCGCCCAAAAAAAACGTCGCATCGGTACCGTCCTCACTGCTGAAGTTGCTGAACTGCGGGGCTATCGCCTTGTGTTCAATAAACGCAGTAATGATGGCACTGGCAAAGCAAATGTTGTCCCTGATCCTCACCCTTCTGTTTGGGGTGTGATTTATCGCTGCACAGAAGCAGACATTGAACGCTTAGATTTTTACGAAGGTGTTAAGTGGGGACATTACCGTCATGAATTTGTTAGAGTCATAACGTCCACGGGTCAGGCGATAACAGCTCTGACTTATGTGGCAGGGGAGGATTTTATTGATGAAACCCTGTGGCCTTCAGCCGACTATTTAGAGACAATTCTCCAAGGGGCAAAGGAGCATGGGCTTCCTGTTGAGTATGTTGCTGAGTTGGGGGAGTGGAAAAATCGAATATGA
- a CDS encoding HlyD family secretion protein, translating to MNTSSSSSAVATKPPQTEKRRRIFRIVRIGLGVTLIGLAVYVLWWRQRNVVSRVGYLNGTIITLYARIPGTLTLRALRPGELLSAGTEIGTIRNDRNPQLETDRQNLETRLNVALSQQQGLQQKRNSRMALISQLDRYQQSQQTLEVRFAQEAVQRTLGELRQAQEALAIARIEADRYTSLVETGAVARQLADEAVSRAKQAAKFVESKQAELRRQQTALQAARQGLQLDASRTFSFPQIRLIDLETELVDIDVELLAVATTIAELRREIANIKQQLSLQRLAPVKVPTTAVVWSVIHKTGDLGIPLTAGDPIIKILDCSDVWATGLVAERDNPRLRVGQEATVRLLDGSDRRLTGIVRAIRGGPGKVEVGENVAVPPPDLVRNELAVDVQLNNLPEDLSAERFCGVGQSVEVIFGS from the coding sequence ATGAATACCTCATCATCTTCCAGTGCAGTTGCCACTAAACCCCCACAAACTGAGAAACGGCGCCGCATTTTTCGGATAGTGCGGATTGGCTTGGGGGTGACGCTCATTGGCTTAGCTGTGTATGTCCTGTGGTGGCGACAGCGGAATGTGGTCAGTCGGGTCGGCTACCTCAATGGCACAATTATTACCCTCTATGCCAGAATTCCCGGCACCTTAACCCTAAGGGCACTGCGCCCTGGCGAACTCCTGAGTGCCGGTACGGAAATTGGGACGATTCGCAACGATCGCAATCCCCAACTGGAAACCGATCGCCAAAATCTAGAAACTCGACTCAATGTCGCCCTTTCCCAGCAGCAGGGACTGCAACAGAAACGCAACAGCCGTATGGCTCTGATTTCTCAACTCGATCGCTATCAGCAGAGTCAGCAAACCCTTGAAGTTCGCTTTGCCCAAGAGGCAGTGCAGCGTACCCTAGGCGAACTGCGCCAAGCCCAAGAAGCTCTGGCCATTGCCCGCATTGAAGCCGATCGCTATACCAGCTTAGTGGAAACAGGGGCTGTGGCGCGCCAACTCGCCGATGAAGCCGTTTCCCGTGCCAAGCAAGCAGCGAAATTTGTTGAGAGTAAACAGGCCGAACTGCGCCGCCAACAAACAGCCCTACAAGCGGCTCGCCAAGGATTGCAACTGGATGCTTCGCGTACTTTTAGCTTTCCCCAAATCCGCCTCATTGATTTAGAAACTGAACTGGTTGATATTGATGTTGAACTTTTGGCAGTGGCCACAACGATTGCCGAGTTACGCCGTGAAATTGCCAATATCAAACAGCAACTCTCCCTGCAACGCCTTGCCCCCGTGAAAGTACCGACGACCGCAGTGGTTTGGTCAGTGATCCACAAAACAGGGGATTTGGGTATTCCCCTGACCGCAGGGGATCCGATCATTAAAATTCTCGACTGTAGCGATGTTTGGGCAACGGGCTTGGTGGCGGAGCGGGATAATCCTCGCCTGCGGGTGGGTCAGGAAGCAACAGTGCGCTTATTGGATGGGAGCGATCGCCGGCTAACGGGGATTGTCCGTGCCATTCGCGGCGGGCCGGGCAAAGTCGAAGTGGGTGAAAATGTGGCTGTGCCCCCTCCCGACTTGGTACGTAACGAACTGGCAGTTGACGTTCAACTGAACAACCTACCTGAAGACTTAAGCGCTGAGCGTTTCTGTGGTGTGGGTCAAAGTGTTGAAGTGATCTTTGGAAGCTAA
- a CDS encoding glycosyltransferase family 2 protein, protein MRLKSLQADGWLLLLGILALLGVLLWQVNWRDLLPNLVGFWQGGQAIMRPQGTTLEALLLPAFVWLAITFLLKELSPKPTFWSRLIVSVGLALLGIRYELWRLLNSLNLDDPLNGTISVVLFLAELLTVLNSVAFFFHCIFSIDRTPAADRLGQAVIRGEYLPWVDVILPTYNEGVDILRRSVIACQAMDYPNKRVYLLDDTRRPAVRALAAELGCEYRDRPDNRHAKAGNINHALPTLSGELIAVFDADFVPSRNFLTRTVGFFQDPKTAMVQTPQHFFNEDPVAVNLGLEGILNNEQTLFFRFIQPSRDYWDSVVCCGTCFVIRRSALDEIGGIPTDSITEDYMTTIKLQSLGYRVKYLNEALAAGMSPETISAYINQRLRWGQGTLQMLFLGGNFFTAPNLRLTQRLSHSLSIIYWFLSIPRVIFLLAPLAFLLFGIAPLRATVNEILYFYFPYYLGNIMAFSWLTEGRRSAFWSDVYETIIAFPMAITVIRTLISPRGKTFKVTPKGVVDPHRININWPLIRPLMIIAILTIVGLIWRSSPLQDTIVNPDSLAVNIVWSIYNLSLLLVCMLVAIDVPQRRFTRFLRAEPCELIVGGDRYVGQTVDISEEGARLQIRRCDTCQENHASPQGLGTYSAQFRLLPPSELADLWLSAELRWHDQERLIQLQQGASSNPVEMRIRFVDLSLAEHRRLIPYLYCQPGQWHETRVLEIKTAWAMIQSVFRLHPLAESR, encoded by the coding sequence ATGCGCCTCAAGTCGTTGCAAGCCGATGGCTGGCTCTTGCTCTTAGGCATTCTCGCCCTCCTAGGGGTACTGCTGTGGCAAGTGAACTGGCGGGATTTACTACCGAATCTTGTCGGTTTTTGGCAGGGCGGACAAGCCATCATGCGCCCCCAAGGAACCACACTTGAGGCTTTACTGCTGCCGGCGTTTGTCTGGTTGGCAATCACGTTTCTCCTAAAGGAACTCTCCCCTAAACCGACCTTCTGGTCACGGCTGATTGTCAGTGTGGGTCTTGCCCTATTGGGGATTCGCTATGAACTCTGGCGCCTGTTGAATAGCCTCAACTTGGATGATCCCCTCAATGGCACGATCTCCGTCGTTCTCTTTTTGGCAGAATTGCTGACAGTTCTCAATAGTGTGGCCTTTTTCTTTCACTGTATTTTCTCCATTGACCGCACACCCGCAGCCGATCGCCTCGGTCAAGCAGTGATTCGCGGTGAGTATCTGCCTTGGGTGGATGTGATCTTGCCGACCTACAACGAAGGGGTGGATATTTTGCGGCGTTCGGTGATTGCCTGCCAAGCCATGGACTACCCCAACAAGCGGGTTTACCTGCTCGATGATACCCGTCGGCCAGCGGTGCGTGCCCTAGCTGCAGAACTCGGCTGTGAATATCGCGATCGCCCCGACAACCGCCATGCCAAAGCAGGGAACATTAACCATGCGCTGCCCACCCTTAGTGGTGAACTCATAGCAGTCTTTGATGCTGATTTTGTCCCCAGCCGCAACTTCCTCACCCGCACCGTTGGCTTTTTCCAAGATCCCAAGACGGCAATGGTGCAGACGCCGCAGCATTTTTTCAATGAAGACCCCGTTGCCGTCAATCTCGGCCTTGAGGGCATCCTCAACAATGAGCAAACCCTTTTCTTTCGCTTTATTCAGCCCAGTCGTGACTACTGGGACTCCGTTGTCTGCTGTGGTACCTGTTTTGTGATTCGCCGTAGTGCCCTCGATGAAATTGGTGGCATTCCCACAGACAGTATCACCGAAGACTACATGACAACCATTAAGCTGCAAAGCCTTGGCTATCGCGTCAAATACCTCAATGAAGCCTTGGCGGCGGGTATGTCCCCGGAGACGATTAGTGCCTACATTAACCAACGGCTGCGCTGGGGGCAGGGCACACTGCAAATGCTCTTTTTGGGGGGCAACTTTTTCACTGCCCCTAATCTGCGGTTAACGCAGCGCCTCTCCCATTCCTTGAGTATTATCTACTGGTTTCTTTCCATTCCGCGGGTGATCTTTCTTTTGGCACCGTTGGCCTTTTTGCTCTTTGGTATTGCTCCCTTGCGAGCAACGGTGAACGAGATTCTTTACTTTTACTTTCCCTACTATCTGGGGAATATCATGGCCTTTTCATGGCTCACCGAAGGTCGCCGCTCCGCTTTTTGGTCGGATGTCTATGAAACGATTATTGCCTTTCCGATGGCGATCACGGTGATTCGCACGCTCATTAGTCCGAGGGGTAAAACCTTCAAAGTGACCCCCAAAGGGGTGGTGGATCCCCATCGCATCAATATCAACTGGCCGCTGATTCGTCCCCTGATGATCATTGCCATTTTGACGATTGTTGGCCTGATCTGGCGCAGTTCTCCCCTGCAGGATACGATTGTCAACCCCGATAGCTTGGCGGTAAATATCGTCTGGTCAATCTATAATCTGTCGCTGCTGTTGGTGTGTATGCTGGTGGCTATTGATGTACCGCAGCGCCGTTTTACTCGCTTTCTGCGGGCTGAACCCTGTGAACTCATTGTTGGGGGCGATCGCTACGTCGGGCAAACTGTGGATATTTCTGAAGAGGGCGCCCGCTTACAAATCCGCCGCTGTGACACTTGTCAGGAAAACCATGCTTCGCCGCAGGGATTAGGAACCTACAGTGCCCAATTTCGCCTCTTGCCTCCTAGCGAACTCGCAGATCTATGGCTCTCGGCAGAGCTGCGCTGGCACGATCAGGAGCGCCTGATTCAACTTCAGCAGGGGGCGAGCAGCAACCCTGTCGAAATGCGAATTCGCTTTGTGGATCTATCCTTGGCAGAGCACCGTCGCCTGATCCCCTACCTCTACTGCCAACCGGGGCAATGGCATGAAACTCGTGTGCTTGAAATTAAGACCGCTTGGGCAATGATTCAAAGTGTCTTTCGCC